A single genomic interval of Armigeres subalbatus isolate Guangzhou_Male unplaced genomic scaffold, GZ_Asu_2 Contig1949, whole genome shotgun sequence harbors:
- the LOC134203545 gene encoding uncharacterized protein K02A2.6-like isoform X1 → METEQDEVLKTVLKAIHSQNWPSDLFRYQAFSKELGIIDGIIVRDERIILPTILRRRALIIAHRGHPGIVTMRRNLREKVWWPRMDQDVGDYIQECAGCAAVSAQGPPEPMVRKQMPERAWQEIAIDFFSAKECATFLVTVDYYSRFLRVTEMKGTNAAKTIEALESLFHEQTYPESIRSDNGPPFSSEEFSKYCKDKNIRLIRTIPYWPQMNGLVERQNQGILRTLRIAKAINADWRKAVRDYVYAYNTTPHSVTGKAPMELMTGRPVKDLLPSLRTESHWQRDEETRENDAIKKMQGKIYADQRRHAKASDIDVGDEVLLRNYETGKLEPKFKLEKFKVVKKNGNDVIVTNDEGVIYRRPATHLKKWSPGKEAGTNTSTMSQPTQNSDAPEGDLDETSRMMLGKEGKSGAFKRQAKEHTMPKRPKREKKLPARFSS, encoded by the exons atggaaactgagCAGGATGAGGTCCTCAAAACAGTGTTGAAAGCAATACATAGTCAAAACTGGCCATCAGACCTTTTCCGGTATCAAGCATTCTCGAAAGAGTTAGGAATAATTGATGGCATTATAGTCAGAGACGAAAGGATTATCTTGCCAACAATTCTAAGACGAAGAGCCCTGATAATAGCCCATCGGGGGCATCCCGGAATAGTCACAATGCGACGTAACCTGCGTGAAAAGGTATGGTGGCCACGCATGGACCAAGATGTTGGAGACTATATTCAAGAGTGTGCTGGATGTGCAGCAGTAAGTGCTCAGGGGCCGCCAGAGCCTATGGTGCGGAAACAAATGCCGGAACGAGCGTGGCAAGAAATTGCAATTGATTTCTTTTCGGCTAAGGAGTGCGCAACATTTCTTGTTACGGTTGATTACTACAGTCGCTTCCTTAGAGTTACGGAAATGAAAGGAACGAACGCAGCGAAGACGATCGAAGCGCTGGAATCATTATTCCATGAGCAGACATACCCAGAATCGATCCGGAGTGATAATGGGCCACCATTTTCAAgcgaggaattttcaaaatactGCAAGGATAAGAACATTCGACTCATTCGTACTATCCCATATTGGCCCCAAATGAATGGGTTAGTAGAGCGCCAAAACCAGGGTATTTTGCGGACTCTGCGAATCGCAAAGGCAATAAATGCAGATTGGCGTAAAGCTGTTCGAGACTATGTTTACGCATACAACACGACCCCTCATTCTGTTACTGGAAAAGCTCCGATGGAATTGATGACCGGTAGACCAGTTAAGGATCTATTGCCGTCGCTTAGAACAGAATCTCATTGGCAGCGAGATGAAGAAACTCGAGAAAACGATGCGATCAAGAAAATGCAGGGAAAAATATATGCGGATCAGCGCAGGCATGCTAAAGCGTCCGATATTGATGTTGGAGATGAAGTTTTACTAAGGAATTACGAAACTGGAAAACTAGAGCCTAAGTTTAAACTGGAAAAGTTCAAAGTTGTCAAGAAAAACGGTAATGACGTGATAGTCACAAATGATGAAGGTGTTATTTACCGTCGACCAGCAACTCATCTTAAGAAATGGTCACCCGGTAAAGAAGCTGGAACCAACACTTCAACTATGAGCC AGCCCACCCAGAACTCGGACGCACCAGAAGGAGACTTAGACGAAACGAGTAGAATGATGTTGGGGAAGGAAGGCAAGTCGGGAGCATTTAAGAGACAGGCCAAAGAACACACCATGCCAAAACGTCCTAAGCGTGAGAAGAAACTACCCGCTAGATTTAGTTCATAG
- the LOC134203545 gene encoding uncharacterized protein LOC134203545 isoform X3 yields MHRISAEWEEWLRAFELLLELKQVDSQHERLILMLARGGRGLQRIYFNLRPVPGEIQPGPAKVPLAPQETPEYDNAVKRLNNFFVGKRNERVELEVFRSLKQSTEESFNNFILKLRTQANRCDFREREEKEILQQVTMGARDDRVRDKGLENVMNLDELTNYAVNRELLAKQKEKSHPFKVDAEPVSVSAVKQVWGRKYQPRERSFGTTVYKSEKPWNDGNRTRLECDRCGSWKHHKDSPSCIARNSKCNNCGRTGHFARKCRAARKKQLKSRSTWRRTEDEANALRYDCGEIEALQHRPTSEESLKSPPRTRTHQKET; encoded by the exons GAGTTGAAACAGGTTGACTCGCAGCACGAAAGACTGATTCTTATGCTGGCACGAGGTGGTCGTGGTCTTCAGAGGATTTACTTTAATCTGAGACCAGTGCCTGGTGAGATTCAACCGGGACCAGCAAAAGTCCCACTTGCACCTCAGGAGACCCCGGAATACGATAACGCTGTCAAACGCTTGAATAACTTTTTCGTTGGAAAGCGTAATGAGCGAGTTGAACTGGAAGTTTTCCGTTCATTGAAACAGTCTACTGAAGAATCcttcaacaacttcattttGAAGCTCCGCACGCAGGCGAACCGATGTGATTTTCGAGAGCGTGAGGAGAAAGAAATACTACAGCAAGTAACGATGGGAGCACGAGATGACAGAGTAAGAGATAAGGGTCTGGAGAATGTAATGAATCTTGATGAACTGACTAACTACGCTGTTAATCGAGAACTCTTGGCAAAACAAAAAGAGAAATCACACCCGTTTAAGGTAGACGCTGAACCGGTTAGTGTATCTGCAGTGAAGCAAGTTTGGGGCAGAAAGTATCAGCCCAGAGAGAGATCTTTTGGAACAACCGTATACAAGAGCGAAAAACCGTGGAATGATGGAAACCGTACTCGATTGGAGTGCGATCGTTGCGGTTCGTGGAAACATCACAAAGATTCACCAAGCTGCATCGCTCGAAACTCGAAATGCAACAATTGCGGGCGTACAGGTCATTTTGCCCGAAAATGCAGAGCAGCACGGAAGAAACAACTCAAATCCCGCAGCACCTGGAGACGTACCGAGGATGAAGCGAACGCGCTACGATATGACTGCGGCGAGATAGAAGCATTGCAACATCGTCCGACGTCGGAGGAATCTTTGAAG AGCCCACCCAGAACTCGGACGCACCAGAAGGAGACTTAG
- the LOC134203545 gene encoding uncharacterized protein K02A2.6-like isoform X2 has protein sequence METEQDEVLKTVLKAIHSQNWPSDLFRYQAFSKELGIIDGIIVRDERIILPTILRRRALIIAHRGHPGIVTMRRNLREKVWWPRMDQDVGDYIQECAGCAAVSAQGPPEPMVRKQMPERAWQEIAIDFFSAKECATFLVTVDYYSRFLRVTEMKGTNAAKTIEALESLFHEQTYPESIRSDNGPPFSSEEFSKYCKDKNIRLIRTIPYWPQMNGLVERQNQGILRTLRIAKAINADWRKAVRDYVYAYNTTPHSVTGKAPMELMTGRPVKDLLPSLRTESHWQRDEETRENDAIKKMQGKIYADQRRHAKASDIDVGDEVLLRNYETGKLEPKFKLEKFKVVKKNGNDVIVTNDEGVIYRRPATHLKKWSPGKEAGTNTSTMSQQRTVEIQLLAWFDDVFWV, from the exons atggaaactgagCAGGATGAGGTCCTCAAAACAGTGTTGAAAGCAATACATAGTCAAAACTGGCCATCAGACCTTTTCCGGTATCAAGCATTCTCGAAAGAGTTAGGAATAATTGATGGCATTATAGTCAGAGACGAAAGGATTATCTTGCCAACAATTCTAAGACGAAGAGCCCTGATAATAGCCCATCGGGGGCATCCCGGAATAGTCACAATGCGACGTAACCTGCGTGAAAAGGTATGGTGGCCACGCATGGACCAAGATGTTGGAGACTATATTCAAGAGTGTGCTGGATGTGCAGCAGTAAGTGCTCAGGGGCCGCCAGAGCCTATGGTGCGGAAACAAATGCCGGAACGAGCGTGGCAAGAAATTGCAATTGATTTCTTTTCGGCTAAGGAGTGCGCAACATTTCTTGTTACGGTTGATTACTACAGTCGCTTCCTTAGAGTTACGGAAATGAAAGGAACGAACGCAGCGAAGACGATCGAAGCGCTGGAATCATTATTCCATGAGCAGACATACCCAGAATCGATCCGGAGTGATAATGGGCCACCATTTTCAAgcgaggaattttcaaaatactGCAAGGATAAGAACATTCGACTCATTCGTACTATCCCATATTGGCCCCAAATGAATGGGTTAGTAGAGCGCCAAAACCAGGGTATTTTGCGGACTCTGCGAATCGCAAAGGCAATAAATGCAGATTGGCGTAAAGCTGTTCGAGACTATGTTTACGCATACAACACGACCCCTCATTCTGTTACTGGAAAAGCTCCGATGGAATTGATGACCGGTAGACCAGTTAAGGATCTATTGCCGTCGCTTAGAACAGAATCTCATTGGCAGCGAGATGAAGAAACTCGAGAAAACGATGCGATCAAGAAAATGCAGGGAAAAATATATGCGGATCAGCGCAGGCATGCTAAAGCGTCCGATATTGATGTTGGAGATGAAGTTTTACTAAGGAATTACGAAACTGGAAAACTAGAGCCTAAGTTTAAACTGGAAAAGTTCAAAGTTGTCAAGAAAAACGGTAATGACGTGATAGTCACAAATGATGAAGGTGTTATTTACCGTCGACCAGCAACTCATCTTAAGAAATGGTCACCCGGTAAAGAAGCTGGAACCAACACTTCAACTATGAGCC AACAACGTACAGTTGAAATTCAGTTACTTGCTTGGTTTGACGACGTATTTTGGGTTTGA